One window from the genome of Nomascus leucogenys isolate Asia chromosome 12, Asia_NLE_v1, whole genome shotgun sequence encodes:
- the BLZF1 gene encoding golgin-45 — translation MTTKNLETKVTVTSSPIRGAGDGMETEEPPKSVEVTSGVESRKHHSLQSPWKKAVPSESPGVLQLGKMLTEKAVEVKAVRILVPKAAITHDIPNKNTKVKSLGHHKGEFLGQSEGVIEPNKELSEIKNVLEKLKNSERRLLQDKEGLSNQLRVQTEVNRELKKLLVASVGDDLQYHFERLAREKNQLILENEALGRNTAQLSEQLERMSIQCDVWRSKFLASRVMADELTNSRAVLQRQNRDAHGAIQDLLSEREQFRQEMIATQKLLEELLVSLQWGREQTYSPSVQPHSTAELALTNHELAKAVNSHLLGNVGINNQKKIPSTVEFCSTPAEKMAETVLRILDPVTCTESSPDNPFFESSPTTLLATKKNIGRFHPYTRYENITFNCCNHCQGELIAL, via the exons ATGACTACTAAAAATTTAGAAACCAAAG TCACCGTTACTTCATCCCCAATCCGAGGAGCAGGAGATGGCATGGAAACCGAGGAACCACCTAAATCTGTTGAAGTTACCTCTGGAGTCGAATCTAGAAAGCATCATAGTCTTCAGAGTCCATGGAAGAAAGCAGTTCCATcagagagcccaggagttcttcAGCTAGGGAAAATGCTCACTGAAAAAGCAGTGGAAGTTAAAGCTGTAAGAATATTAGTTCCCAAAGCTGCTATAACTCATGATATCcccaacaaaaatacaaaggttaAGTCTCTGGGACATCATAAAGGAGAATTCCTTGGTCAGTCAGAGGGAGTTATAGAACCTAATAAGGAACTCTCAGAGATAAAGAATGTATTGGAAAAGCTCAAGAATTCTGAAAGAAGGTTACTACAGGACAAAGAAGGTCTTTCAAACCAGCTCCGTGTACAGACAGAG GTAAATCGtgagttaaaaaaattactggtGGCTTCTGTTGGGGATGATCTTCAGTATCACTTTGAACGTCTAGCCCGTGAGAAAAATCagcttattttagaaaatgaagcCCTAGGTCGAAACACAGCTCAGCTTTCTGAACAGTTAGAACGTATGTCAATACAGTGTGATGTATGGCGAAGTAAATTCCTTGCAAGCAG GGTAATGGCAGATGAGTTAACCAACTCAAGAGCAGTTTTACAGCGTCAAAACCGTGATGCACACGGGGCTATACAAGATCTCCTAAGTGAACGGGAACAGTTTCGTCAAGAAATGATAGCTACCCAGAA ATTATTGGAGGAGCTCTTAGTTTCTTTGCAATGGGGAAGAGAGCAAACTTACTCCCCTAGTGTACAACCCCACAGCACAGCAGAGCTAGCATTAACAAATCACGAGTTGGCAAAAGCAGTAAATTCTCATCTTCTGGGAAATGTTGGCATTAACAATCAAAAAAAGATTCCATCAACAGTTGAATTCTGCAGCACCCCAGCTGAGAAAATGGCTGAAAcg GTTCTAAGAATTTTAGATCCAGTTACCTGCACAGAGAGTTCACCTGATAATCCATTTTTTGAGTCTTCACCAACCACCTTACttgctacaaagaaaaatattggacGATTTCATCCCTATACTAGATATGAAAATATAACTTTCAATTGCTGCAATCACTGCCAGGGAGAACTGATTGCCCTTTAA